The Candidatus Nitrosocosmicus franklandus genome contains a region encoding:
- a CDS encoding enoyl-CoA hydratase/isomerase family protein → MKYVQIDLSNDIAILRINRPEALNAMNLDVISELTRAIDIISADDGIKVLIITGAGERSFCAGADISFMVNIDAVTAEKYASSAQNMLNKLEKMEKPVIAAINGFALGGGCELSLVCDIRFASENAKIGQPEVTIGIPPGWGGTQRLLRIVGPAKAKEMIFTGKMISAKEAADIGLVNQVISLSDSEKSNLDPSIDQSNEKEKNIALSKMLNKKLIEHSISFAKEITKNSFNAVKISKTLINKGMDADIDTGLRLEIYGWALCFAHEDRHKMMTSFLNKSNKK, encoded by the coding sequence ATGAAATATGTTCAAATAGATCTATCTAATGATATCGCAATTTTGAGGATAAATAGACCAGAGGCCTTGAATGCGATGAATTTAGATGTAATATCCGAATTGACTAGGGCAATTGATATAATTTCTGCAGATGACGGAATTAAGGTATTAATTATCACAGGAGCAGGTGAACGCTCATTTTGTGCAGGTGCTGACATTTCGTTTATGGTAAACATTGATGCAGTAACTGCTGAAAAGTATGCATCATCTGCCCAAAACATGCTAAATAAACTCGAAAAAATGGAAAAACCTGTAATTGCAGCTATCAATGGATTTGCTTTAGGAGGCGGATGCGAACTATCTCTTGTTTGCGATATAAGATTCGCATCTGAAAATGCAAAAATAGGGCAACCAGAAGTAACTATAGGTATCCCTCCAGGATGGGGTGGAACTCAACGTCTTTTGAGAATAGTTGGACCTGCAAAAGCTAAAGAAATGATCTTTACTGGGAAAATGATTTCTGCTAAAGAAGCTGCCGATATTGGATTAGTGAATCAGGTTATTTCTCTCTCGGATTCTGAAAAATCCAATCTAGATCCTTCAATTGATCAGAGTAACGAAAAGGAGAAAAATATTGCACTTTCAAAAATGCTTAATAAGAAACTCATAGAACACTCTATTTCGTTTGCCAAAGAAATTACGAAGAACAGTTTTAATGCCGTTAAAATCAGTAAAACGTTAATTAATAAAGGTATGGATGCCGATATCGACACAGGGTTGAGGTTAGAAATTTATGGTTGGGCATTATGTTTCGCTCATGAGGATAGGCATAAAATGATGACATCATTTCTCAATAAAAGTAATAAGAAGTAA
- a CDS encoding homoserine kinase, with product MEKKNTRMKVNVHSEFSECTTRAPASTANLGPGYDVFGLGLDALEDIVTVRIKKKSNSIKNNLKIIIKGNGKKDIPNNPNYNSAGIVARKIISEYNLYNYNCLIEIEKNIPAGYGMGSSAASAVATAISFNSLFGLDLDESKLLDYSAEGELASAGVKHYDNIAGSLFGNFVIIKTYPKLEFIKIKSPTDLVVVVCVPLIKVPKMKTEISRKLIPKKVPLEKTVHNIANACSIVAGFYNQDVNMICNGINDCIIEPVRKKMIPGYDKIKKRSLEEGAMAFTISGAGPSSIAFLNSRKKGLHIAEVMKEEYEKIDIRCETYLAKPSNGATIISKK from the coding sequence ATGGAGAAGAAGAACACAAGGATGAAAGTTAATGTACATAGCGAGTTTTCTGAATGTACCACCCGCGCTCCAGCATCTACAGCGAATTTAGGTCCAGGATATGATGTCTTTGGACTAGGCCTGGATGCGTTGGAGGATATTGTTACTGTCAGGATAAAAAAGAAATCGAATTCGATCAAGAACAATTTGAAGATAATTATTAAAGGTAACGGGAAAAAAGATATTCCGAATAATCCCAATTATAATTCGGCAGGCATAGTAGCTAGAAAAATCATTTCTGAATATAATTTATACAACTATAATTGCTTGATAGAAATTGAAAAAAATATACCTGCAGGTTATGGAATGGGAAGCAGTGCTGCATCAGCAGTAGCCACAGCAATTTCATTTAACTCTTTGTTTGGACTAGATCTTGATGAAAGCAAATTGTTGGATTATTCTGCAGAGGGAGAATTAGCTAGTGCAGGAGTAAAACATTATGATAACATCGCCGGCTCACTATTTGGAAATTTTGTAATAATCAAAACATATCCAAAATTGGAATTTATCAAAATAAAGTCACCAACTGACTTAGTTGTAGTTGTTTGTGTACCTCTAATCAAGGTTCCAAAAATGAAGACAGAGATTTCTAGAAAGCTAATCCCTAAAAAGGTACCTCTAGAAAAAACTGTCCACAATATTGCAAACGCTTGTTCAATTGTTGCAGGATTTTACAACCAAGATGTAAATATGATTTGTAATGGGATCAATGATTGTATAATAGAACCAGTAAGAAAAAAGATGATTCCAGGTTATGATAAGATAAAAAAAAGGTCGTTGGAGGAGGGAGCAATGGCATTCACGATTAGCGGGGCCGGACCCTCAAGTATCGCCTTTTTGAATTCAAGAAAAAAGGGTTTACATATAGCAGAAGTCATGAAAGAAGAATACGAAAAAATAGACATCAGATGTGAAACATATTTGGCTAAGCCAAGTAACGGCGCAACTATAATTTCAAAAAAATAA
- a CDS encoding ATP/GTP-binding protein, with translation MHTIFVTGTAGSGKSLLTARLLEWYSSNEVTPISINLDPGVSKLQYDPDIDVREFIDFYSIMDEYNLGPNGSLILANDLISTKIEEIQNQVQELNPDYVIIDTPGQIELFVFRSSGPYFISNFYSDTKVTLFTMDGTLAISPISFVSLLFLSQSIKLRLGIPQINVLTKRDKIIEKLPEILKWSNSMIPLLNSLNLEKDTEQSLLSKDIIKTLYKSGNVLSPIAMSNITMSGMVNLSAALSRILTHGEEEHKDES, from the coding sequence ATGCATACTATTTTCGTTACAGGGACAGCGGGATCAGGAAAATCATTGTTAACAGCAAGGTTATTGGAGTGGTATAGCAGTAATGAAGTTACACCAATTTCAATTAATCTGGATCCTGGAGTATCCAAATTACAATATGACCCGGATATCGATGTGAGAGAATTCATTGATTTTTATTCGATAATGGATGAATATAATTTGGGACCAAATGGTTCGCTCATATTAGCCAATGACCTAATTTCTACAAAAATTGAGGAAATTCAAAATCAAGTCCAGGAGCTTAATCCTGATTATGTAATAATAGATACCCCTGGACAAATAGAACTGTTTGTATTCAGATCTAGTGGCCCTTATTTTATTTCAAATTTTTATTCGGATACCAAGGTAACACTATTTACCATGGATGGAACACTAGCGATATCGCCTATCAGTTTCGTTTCATTATTATTCCTATCCCAATCAATCAAGTTACGTTTAGGTATTCCTCAAATTAACGTACTCACAAAAAGGGATAAAATAATCGAAAAATTACCGGAAATTTTGAAATGGTCTAATTCGATGATCCCCCTCCTAAATTCCTTAAATCTTGAAAAGGATACAGAACAATCTCTACTTAGCAAAGACATCATAAAAACACTTTATAAGAGTGGAAACGTGCTGAGTCCTATTGCAATGTCAAATATTACTATGAGTGGAATGGTAAATTTATCTGCAGCTTTATCAAGAATATTAACGCATGGAGAAGAAGAACACAAGGATGAAAGTTAA
- a CDS encoding flippase-like domain-containing protein, with protein MVSIIPMLLIFLFTPVSLNDVLSVGVIPFLLSFMATMARILLQAIRFYYFVRKFIGKKVSTFWKIIYARLAGEFVTQTTPSYIGGEIVRIAFLTKSGVPAGRAAWVTTMEIIADVFVGTILAFIAGFIAISNGSLLIGLLVIAIATPTFGFWFFILIYSAKKNIQLPAFSLKLAKKFVSDQKAQRGINSINKALDDLCVMSRENFGSFKSVKIFSVGIAITLIAFVFHGVSFLVLTHSVDTYIGLFLSFMATSSSTILGTLPITIGGSGLAEWGLWGYINHLNDFSQIGSIVHDSNQLKVIIAWRIASYYIPLIIMWIALMRLTLRTTYSSSTSFQS; from the coding sequence GTGGTAAGCATTATACCTATGCTGCTTATTTTTTTATTTACACCGGTTTCACTTAATGATGTGCTATCTGTAGGTGTAATTCCTTTTTTATTATCCTTTATGGCAACTATGGCCAGAATTCTTCTACAAGCAATTCGATTCTATTATTTTGTTAGAAAGTTCATTGGAAAAAAAGTCAGCACCTTTTGGAAAATTATATATGCCAGACTAGCAGGTGAATTTGTTACCCAAACTACTCCTTCTTATATTGGAGGTGAAATTGTTAGGATAGCCTTTTTGACCAAAAGTGGAGTTCCCGCAGGACGAGCAGCTTGGGTAACTACAATGGAAATTATTGCTGATGTATTTGTGGGAACGATTTTGGCTTTCATAGCGGGATTTATTGCAATATCAAATGGATCGTTGTTGATCGGTTTGCTCGTTATAGCAATAGCTACTCCGACTTTTGGGTTTTGGTTCTTTATTCTAATATATTCCGCAAAAAAAAATATACAATTACCTGCTTTCTCTTTGAAATTAGCCAAAAAATTTGTTTCAGACCAAAAAGCACAAAGGGGTATTAATTCAATCAATAAAGCATTAGATGATTTATGTGTAATGAGCAGAGAAAATTTTGGATCTTTTAAATCTGTAAAAATATTTTCTGTTGGAATTGCCATTACTTTAATTGCATTTGTTTTCCATGGGGTCTCCTTTTTAGTCTTGACTCATTCGGTTGACACTTATATAGGTCTATTTCTGTCGTTTATGGCAACCTCATCTTCTACAATTTTGGGTACGTTACCAATTACAATAGGTGGTTCTGGATTAGCAGAATGGGGATTGTGGGGCTACATAAACCATTTAAATGATTTTTCTCAAATTGGCAGTATAGTTCATGATAGCAATCAGCTAAAAGTGATTATTGCATGGAGGATTGCTTCATATTATATACCACTTATTATAATGTGGATTGCATTAATGAGGTTGACATTGAGAACAACTTATTCATCTTCAACATCATTTCAATCATAA
- a CDS encoding SDR family NAD(P)-dependent oxidoreductase, translating into MGILQELLKNKIVLITGASSGIGRCIANDFSRFQLKSMILIARNQSRLSETASSIKQSFEILPFSCDVSKKEEVNHLGKFILDRYGYIDILVNNAGIGLFGRVEKISIEEIEQVSFTNYFGMIYFTKIFLDSMIKRKAGHIINIASLAASFGIPGMAAYCGSKFAMLGFSESLRRELKETGVKVSVISPIGVKTNFFNNEHFDFKFPMKYMLKPEKVSQAVLSSITSNSFQTFVPTIAGLSVPFKSCFPSLVDLIIEHQFRKM; encoded by the coding sequence GTGGGCATATTGCAGGAGCTACTGAAAAACAAGATTGTTTTGATTACTGGAGCATCAAGTGGGATCGGTAGATGTATAGCAAATGACTTTTCGCGATTTCAACTAAAATCCATGATTCTAATTGCAAGAAATCAGTCTCGATTAAGTGAAACCGCCTCAAGCATTAAGCAGAGCTTTGAGATACTTCCTTTCTCTTGCGATGTATCAAAAAAAGAAGAAGTTAACCATCTAGGTAAATTCATTCTTGATCGATACGGATATATTGATATACTAGTAAACAATGCCGGTATTGGTTTATTTGGTCGGGTAGAAAAAATATCTATCGAGGAAATAGAACAAGTTAGTTTTACTAATTATTTTGGCATGATTTATTTTACAAAAATCTTTCTCGATTCTATGATCAAAAGAAAGGCTGGTCATATTATTAATATTGCATCCCTAGCTGCTAGTTTTGGGATTCCTGGAATGGCTGCTTACTGTGGTTCTAAATTTGCTATGCTGGGCTTTTCGGAATCATTGCGTCGAGAACTGAAGGAAACTGGTGTAAAGGTCTCTGTGATTAGCCCAATTGGTGTAAAGACCAATTTCTTTAATAATGAGCATTTTGATTTTAAGTTTCCCATGAAATATATGCTCAAACCTGAAAAGGTTTCTCAGGCCGTTTTAAGTTCTATTACGTCCAACTCATTTCAGACTTTTGTTCCTACTATCGCTGGCTTATCGGTCCCTTTTAAATCCTGCTTTCCATCATTAGTGGATTTAATAATTGAACATCAGTTTAGAAAAATGTAG